One Gammaproteobacteria bacterium DNA segment encodes these proteins:
- a CDS encoding nucleotidyl transferase AbiEii/AbiGii toxin family protein, with the protein MDRVARLSPGERRDLFSETAAVKGTTPAVVEKDFWVTWVLGRIFQAPQLAPLLMFKGGTSLSKVYGLIERFSEDIDLILDWRVLEGEDPLAERSKTKQDSLNKAIDEQAETYIARELLALIAMALDGVCHCGVDGADGHVINVRYPAAFNAGYLRPEVRLEIGPLASWLPNEERTISSYAAEAFPNVFERSSCAVRVIKAERTFWEKATILHHEAHRPEDRPQPPRYSRHYYDLARMARSPAKDAALADLELLANVVEFKQRFYPRGWARYDLAAPGTMRLVPEGHVLAAIEADYRSMATMIFGEQPKIGEVLTAIQGLQDEINGARQQNS; encoded by the coding sequence ATGGACCGAGTCGCCCGCCTTTCCCCTGGAGAACGGCGCGACCTGTTCTCCGAGACAGCGGCCGTCAAGGGGACCACCCCGGCGGTGGTGGAGAAGGACTTCTGGGTGACCTGGGTTCTCGGTCGGATCTTCCAGGCGCCCCAGCTAGCGCCGTTGCTGATGTTCAAGGGCGGCACCAGCCTGTCCAAGGTCTACGGTTTGATCGAGCGGTTCTCCGAAGACATCGACTTGATCCTGGACTGGCGGGTGCTAGAAGGGGAGGACCCCTTGGCCGAGCGGTCGAAGACGAAGCAGGACTCGCTGAACAAGGCCATCGACGAACAGGCGGAGACGTATATCGCCAGGGAGTTGCTCGCGTTGATCGCCATGGCCCTGGACGGTGTCTGCCATTGCGGGGTCGATGGCGCCGATGGGCACGTCATCAACGTCCGGTACCCGGCGGCCTTTAACGCGGGCTATCTGCGCCCCGAGGTACGCCTGGAGATTGGTCCGCTCGCTTCCTGGCTTCCCAACGAGGAACGGACCATCAGCAGCTATGCCGCCGAGGCCTTTCCAAACGTGTTCGAGCGCTCGAGTTGCGCTGTCCGGGTGATCAAGGCGGAACGGACGTTCTGGGAAAAGGCCACCATCCTTCATCATGAGGCCCATCGGCCGGAGGACAGGCCCCAGCCACCCCGTTACTCGCGCCATTACTATGACCTGGCGAGAATGGCGCGATCACCGGCAAAGGACGCCGCGCTCGCCGATCTGGAACTGCTGGCCAACGTGGTGGAGTTCAAGCAACGGTTCTATCCTCGTGGATGGGCGCGCTACGATTTGGCGGCGCCGGGAACCATGCGCCTGGTTCCGGAAGGACACGTGCTTGCCGCCATAGAGGCTGACTACCGGTCTATGGCGACTATGATATTCGGGGAGCAGCCGAAGATCGGCGAGGTGCTGACGGCCATCCAAGGACTCCAAGACGAAATAAACGGGGCTCGCCAGCAGAATTCGTGA
- a CDS encoding DUF6088 family protein, with protein MQPVEKKIISRIYGRGRGWAFTKADFAPDFSEANIHQALSSLARAGTIRRVYRGVYDYPRYSELLGQILSPDMDQVAHALARKFNWRILPSGDAALNLLGLSSQVPGRWVYLSDGPNRLYDVRGTTLAFKKSALKDVGFQVRESGLLVQAIKALGPEHVNETVVEALRKRLDRNTCRRILKETRTVTTWVLQVIKRACREAN; from the coding sequence GTGCAACCTGTTGAAAAAAAAATAATATCAAGGATATACGGGCGCGGCAGGGGGTGGGCCTTCACCAAGGCGGACTTCGCCCCGGATTTCAGTGAGGCCAACATCCACCAGGCCCTGTCCAGCCTCGCGCGCGCCGGCACCATCCGGCGGGTGTACCGCGGTGTCTATGACTATCCCCGCTACAGTGAGTTGCTGGGCCAGATTCTGAGCCCGGACATGGACCAAGTGGCCCACGCCTTGGCTCGGAAGTTCAACTGGCGAATCCTCCCATCCGGGGATGCGGCGTTGAACCTGCTGGGGCTGTCCAGCCAAGTGCCGGGGCGCTGGGTCTATCTCTCCGATGGGCCGAACCGCCTGTACGACGTCCGGGGAACCACCCTGGCATTCAAGAAGTCCGCACTGAAAGACGTGGGGTTCCAGGTCAGGGAAAGCGGCCTCTTGGTCCAGGCTATCAAGGCCCTCGGCCCCGAGCACGTGAACGAGACCGTCGTCGAGGCCCTACGCAAGCGGCTGGACCGCAATACCTGCCGGCGTATCCTCAAGGAAACCCGAACTGTGACCACCTGGGTCCTCCAGGTCATCAAACGGGCCTGCCGGGAGGCCAACTGA
- a CDS encoding CPCC family cysteine-rich protein produces the protein MDLVPPSTPERFPCPCCGHLVFSMAPGSHQVCPVCAWEDDLAQLRFPRMPGSANGISLEDGQINYSSHGAAERRNRGTTRPPLEQEPREAAWRPLDARRDNIEEPRRGVRYGDSYPLADTTVLYYWRDTYWRRLSS, from the coding sequence ATGGATCTCGTGCCGCCTTCGACGCCCGAACGCTTCCCCTGCCCCTGTTGCGGGCATCTGGTGTTCAGCATGGCCCCCGGCAGCCACCAGGTCTGCCCGGTGTGTGCCTGGGAGGACGACCTCGCCCAGCTGCGTTTTCCGCGCATGCCCGGCAGTGCCAACGGCATATCCCTGGAGGATGGTCAGATAAACTACTCCAGCCACGGCGCCGCGGAGCGCCGCAATCGCGGCACCACCCGCCCCCCCCTGGAGCAGGAGCCCCGGGAGGCCGCCTGGCGGCCCCTGGATGCCCGCCGCGACAACATCGAGGAACCCCGGCGCGGGGTCCGATACGGCGACTCCTATCCCCTCGCCGACACCACCGTGCTCTACTACTGGCGGGACACCTACTGGCGGCGGCTGTCCAGCTGA
- the fba gene encoding class II fructose-bisphosphate aldolase (catalyzes the reversible aldol condensation of dihydroxyacetonephosphate and glyceraldehyde 3-phosphate in the Calvin cycle, glycolysis, and/or gluconeogenesis), which produces MALISLRQLLDHAAERGYGVPAYNVNNLEQMRAIMEAADETDSPVIVQASAGARKYAGAPFLRHLILAAIEEWPHIPVVMHQDHGSSPAVCQRSIQLGFSSVMMDGSLGEDMKTPMDYDYNARVTRQVVDMAHACGVSVEGELGCLGSLESGMAGEEDGSGAEGKLSHDQLLTDPEEAAQFVKDTQVDALAIAIGTSHGAYKFTRPPTGDILAIERIREIHARIPNTHLVMHGSSSVPQDWLKMINDHGGDMGETYGVPVEEIAEGIKNGVRKVNIDTDLRMASTGAIRKHLAENPKNFDPRKYLQAATDGMKSVCKARYEAFGTAGNASSIKVLSLEAMTDRYIKGELDPRVN; this is translated from the coding sequence ATGGCATTGATTTCCCTGCGCCAGTTGCTGGACCACGCCGCCGAACGCGGCTATGGCGTGCCTGCATACAACGTGAACAACCTGGAACAGATGCGGGCCATCATGGAGGCCGCCGACGAGACCGACAGCCCGGTCATCGTCCAGGCCTCGGCCGGCGCCCGCAAATACGCCGGCGCACCCTTCCTGCGCCACCTGATCCTGGCCGCCATCGAGGAGTGGCCCCACATCCCGGTGGTGATGCACCAGGACCATGGCTCGTCGCCCGCCGTATGCCAGCGATCCATCCAGCTCGGCTTCTCCTCGGTGATGATGGACGGCTCCCTGGGCGAGGACATGAAGACCCCCATGGACTACGACTACAACGCCCGCGTCACCCGTCAGGTGGTGGACATGGCCCACGCCTGCGGCGTGTCCGTGGAGGGTGAGCTGGGCTGCCTCGGCTCCCTGGAGTCGGGCATGGCCGGCGAGGAGGACGGCTCCGGTGCCGAAGGCAAGCTGTCCCACGACCAGCTCCTCACGGATCCCGAAGAGGCCGCCCAGTTCGTCAAGGACACCCAGGTGGACGCCCTGGCCATCGCCATCGGCACCTCCCACGGCGCCTACAAGTTCACCCGCCCACCCACGGGCGACATCCTGGCCATCGAGCGCATCCGCGAGATCCACGCCCGCATCCCCAACACCCACCTGGTGATGCACGGCTCCTCCTCGGTGCCTCAGGACTGGCTGAAGATGATCAACGACCACGGCGGCGACATGGGCGAAACCTACGGTGTGCCGGTGGAGGAGATCGCCGAGGGCATCAAGAACGGCGTGCGCAAGGTGAACATCGACACCGATCTGCGCATGGCCTCTACGGGCGCCATCCGCAAGCACCTGGCGGAAAACCCCAAGAACTTCGACCCGCGCAAGTACCTCCAGGCCGCCACCGACGGCATGAAGAGCGTATGCAAGGCCCGCTACGAGGCCTTCGGCACGGCCGGCAATGCCTCCAGCATCAAGGTCCTGTCCCTGGAGGCCATGACCGACCGCTACATCAAGGGCGAGTTGGACCCGCGGGTGAACTGA
- the pyk gene encoding pyruvate kinase yields the protein MLRRTKIVATLGPATDDPKSMDRVIEAGVDVARLNFSHGDWATHRVRAETVRNRARAFGRQVGLLMDLQGPKIRIERFKGGEVVLEEGAAFVLDAECPTDEGDQHRVGVTYKALPADVSRGDILLLDDGRIVLWVTGVEGPRVECQVTVGGILYDCKGINRQGGGLSAQALTQKDRDDIVVAAELEADYLAISFPRDANDVLEARRLFREAGGKGSIVAKIERAEALQNIDEILEACDAIMVARGDLGVEIGDAALPPVQKDLIHRAREANRLVITATQMMESMRDNQIPTRAEVFDVANAVLDGTDAVMLSAETATGKYPAIVVQAMDRICVEAEKQRSARTSAHRIGTIFGHIDEAIAMATMYTANHLGVKAIAALTESGSTPLWMSRISSGIPIYALTKHVATRRKVTLYRGVYPVSFELSTDDILEANKEVTDELVRRGTVREGDLVIITKGDRRGIEGGTNLMKIIRVGQEVTRTTRKQQ from the coding sequence ATGCTGAGAAGAACAAAGATAGTCGCCACCCTCGGGCCGGCAACGGACGACCCCAAGAGCATGGACCGCGTCATCGAGGCCGGCGTGGATGTGGCCCGCCTCAACTTTTCACACGGCGACTGGGCCACCCATCGGGTGCGCGCCGAGACCGTGCGCAACCGCGCCCGCGCCTTCGGCCGCCAGGTGGGGCTGCTGATGGATCTCCAGGGCCCCAAGATCCGCATCGAGCGTTTCAAGGGTGGCGAGGTGGTGCTGGAGGAAGGGGCCGCCTTCGTGCTCGACGCCGAATGCCCGACCGACGAGGGTGATCAGCACCGGGTGGGCGTCACCTATAAGGCCCTGCCCGCCGACGTGAGCCGGGGCGACATCCTGCTGCTGGACGACGGCCGCATCGTGTTGTGGGTGACGGGGGTGGAAGGCCCGCGGGTGGAATGCCAGGTGACGGTGGGGGGTATCCTCTACGACTGCAAGGGCATCAACCGCCAGGGTGGCGGGCTGTCGGCCCAGGCCCTCACCCAGAAGGATCGCGACGACATCGTGGTGGCGGCGGAACTGGAGGCGGACTACCTGGCCATCTCTTTTCCCCGCGACGCCAACGACGTCCTCGAGGCACGCCGGCTGTTCCGGGAGGCCGGCGGCAAGGGCAGCATCGTCGCCAAGATCGAGCGCGCCGAGGCCCTGCAGAACATCGACGAGATCCTCGAGGCCTGCGACGCCATCATGGTGGCCCGCGGCGACCTCGGCGTGGAGATCGGCGATGCCGCCCTGCCGCCGGTGCAGAAGGACCTCATCCACCGCGCCCGCGAGGCCAACCGCCTGGTGATCACCGCCACCCAGATGATGGAATCCATGCGGGACAACCAGATCCCCACGCGCGCCGAGGTGTTCGACGTGGCCAACGCCGTGCTGGACGGCACCGACGCCGTGATGCTGTCCGCCGAGACCGCCACCGGTAAGTACCCCGCCATCGTGGTGCAGGCCATGGACCGCATCTGCGTGGAGGCGGAAAAACAGCGCTCCGCCCGCACCTCCGCCCACCGCATCGGCACCATATTCGGCCATATCGACGAAGCCATCGCCATGGCCACCATGTACACCGCGAACCACCTGGGGGTGAAGGCCATCGCCGCCCTCACGGAGTCGGGCTCCACGCCCCTGTGGATGAGTCGCATCAGCTCCGGCATTCCCATCTACGCCTTGACCAAGCACGTCGCTACGCGTAGAAAAGTGACCCTTTACCGCGGTGTGTACCCGGTCAGCTTCGAGCTCTCCACGGACGATATTCTCGAGGCCAACAAGGAGGTTACGGACGAGCTGGTGCGGCGCGGCACGGTCCGCGAAGGCGACCTCGTCATCATCACCAAGGGGGATCGCCGCGGCATCGAGGGCGGCACCAACCTGATGAAAATCATCCGCGTGGGCCAGGAGGTCACACGCACAACTAGGAAACAGCAGTGA
- a CDS encoding phosphoglycerate kinase, with protein sequence MSFIKLTDLDLAGKRVLIRADLNVPVKDGKVTSDARITASMPTVEHCMKAGANVMVFSHRGRPEEGIVDEENSMQPIADDMSAKLGRTVPLVKDYLEHAPQMDDGEVVLLENVRFNKGEGKDDETLAKKYAALCDVFVMDAFGTAHRAQASTHGAGKFAPVACAGLLLAEELDALAKALANPARPMVAIVGGSKVSTKLTVLESLSTKVDQLIVGGGIANTFIAAMGHNVGKSLYEADLVDEAKRLMEAARAKGGDIPVPLDVVVGKEFSESAAATVKKVDEVADDDMIFDVGPETAAQYADMLKNAGTIVWNGPVGVFEFDQFGAGTRAMGMAIAESNGFSLAGGGDTIAAIQKYGIYDRVSYISTAGGAFLEYLEGKTLPAVAMLEERGA encoded by the coding sequence ATGTCCTTTATCAAACTGACCGACCTCGACCTCGCGGGTAAGCGGGTCCTCATCCGTGCCGACCTGAATGTCCCCGTGAAGGACGGCAAGGTGACCAGCGACGCCCGCATCACCGCCTCCATGCCCACCGTCGAGCATTGCATGAAGGCCGGGGCGAACGTGATGGTGTTCTCCCACCGCGGCCGCCCCGAGGAGGGCATCGTGGACGAGGAGAACTCGATGCAGCCCATCGCCGACGACATGTCCGCCAAGCTGGGCCGCACCGTGCCCCTGGTGAAGGACTACCTGGAACACGCCCCGCAGATGGATGACGGCGAGGTGGTGCTGCTGGAGAACGTGCGCTTCAACAAGGGCGAGGGCAAGGACGACGAGACCCTGGCGAAGAAATACGCGGCCCTGTGCGACGTCTTCGTGATGGACGCCTTCGGCACCGCCCATCGCGCCCAGGCATCCACCCACGGCGCCGGCAAGTTCGCGCCCGTGGCCTGCGCCGGCCTGTTGCTGGCCGAAGAGCTGGACGCCCTGGCCAAGGCCCTGGCCAATCCGGCCCGCCCCATGGTGGCCATCGTCGGCGGCTCCAAGGTCTCCACCAAGCTCACGGTGCTCGAGTCCCTGTCCACCAAGGTGGACCAGCTCATCGTGGGCGGCGGCATCGCCAACACTTTCATCGCCGCCATGGGCCACAACGTCGGCAAGTCCCTCTACGAGGCGGACCTGGTGGACGAGGCCAAACGCCTGATGGAGGCTGCCCGCGCCAAGGGCGGTGACATCCCGGTGCCCCTGGACGTGGTGGTGGGCAAGGAGTTCTCCGAGTCCGCCGCGGCCACCGTGAAGAAGGTGGACGAGGTGGCGGACGACGACATGATCTTCGACGTCGGCCCCGAGACCGCGGCCCAGTACGCCGACATGCTGAAGAACGCCGGCACCATCGTGTGGAACGGCCCCGTGGGGGTGTTCGAGTTCGACCAGTTCGGTGCCGGCACCAGGGCCATGGGCATGGCCATCGCCGAGTCTAACGGCTTCTCCCTGGCCGGCGGCGGCGATACCATCGCCGCCATCCAGAAGTACGGCATCTACGACCGGGTATCCTACATCTCCACCGCCGGCGGTGCCTTCCTGGAGTATCTGGAGGGCAAGACCCTGCCGGCGGTGGCCATGTTGGAGGAACGGGGCGCCTGA
- the gap gene encoding type I glyceraldehyde-3-phosphate dehydrogenase gives MTIKVGINGFGRIGRMAFRAIAKDFPNLEVVGINDLLDADYLAYMLKYDSVHGNFDGDISVDGNHMVVNGKKIRLTAERDPANLAWGDVGAELVIESTGFFLTEETCQKHIDAGAKKVVQSAPSKDTTPMFVYGVNQEAYAGQAIISAASCTTNALAPVAKVLNDKWGIKRGLMTTVHAATATQKTVDGPSQKDWRGGRGILENIIPSSTGAAKAVGKVLPELNGKLTGMAFRVPTSDVSVVDLTVELDKDASYDDICAAMKAASESGDLAGVLAYTEDKVVSTDFRGMSAPSVFDAGAGIALDGTFIKVVAWYDNEYGYTCNMLRLAEHIAK, from the coding sequence ATGACAATCAAAGTGGGTATCAATGGCTTCGGCCGTATCGGCCGCATGGCGTTTCGCGCCATCGCCAAGGACTTCCCGAATCTCGAAGTGGTGGGCATCAACGACCTGCTGGACGCCGATTACCTGGCCTACATGCTCAAGTACGACTCGGTGCACGGCAACTTCGACGGCGATATCTCCGTGGACGGCAACCACATGGTGGTCAATGGCAAGAAGATCCGCCTGACCGCCGAGCGCGACCCGGCCAACCTGGCGTGGGGCGACGTAGGCGCCGAACTGGTGATCGAGAGCACCGGGTTCTTCCTCACCGAGGAGACCTGCCAGAAGCATATCGACGCCGGGGCCAAGAAGGTGGTGCAGAGCGCCCCTTCCAAGGATACCACCCCCATGTTCGTCTACGGCGTGAACCAGGAGGCCTATGCCGGCCAGGCCATCATCTCCGCCGCCTCCTGCACCACTAACGCGCTGGCCCCCGTGGCCAAGGTGCTGAACGACAAGTGGGGCATCAAGCGCGGCCTCATGACCACCGTCCACGCCGCCACCGCCACCCAGAAGACCGTCGACGGCCCGTCCCAGAAGGACTGGCGCGGCGGCCGCGGCATCCTGGAGAACATCATCCCGTCGTCCACCGGCGCCGCCAAGGCGGTGGGCAAGGTGCTGCCGGAGCTGAACGGCAAGCTCACCGGCATGGCCTTCCGCGTGCCCACCTCCGACGTCTCGGTGGTGGACCTGACGGTGGAACTCGACAAGGACGCCTCCTACGACGACATCTGCGCCGCCATGAAGGCCGCCTCCGAGTCGGGTGACCTGGCGGGCGTGCTGGCCTATACCGAGGACAAGGTGGTCTCCACCGACTTCCGCGGCATGAGCGCCCCCTCCGTCTTCGACGCCGGCGCCGGCATCGCCCTGGACGGCACCTTCATCAAGGTGGTGGCTTGGTACGACAACGAGTACGGCTACACCTGCAACATGTTGCGGCTGGCGGAACACATAGCGAAGTGA
- the tkt gene encoding transketolase → MPSRRELANAIRALSMDAVQKAKSGHPGAPMGMADIAEVLWNDYLKHNPANPSWADRDRFVLSNGHGSMLVYSLLHLTGYALPIEELKNFRQLHSKTPGHPEYGYAPGVETTTGPLGQGISNAIGMALAEKVLAAQFNRPGHDIVDHRTYVFLGDGCMMEGISHEASSLAGTLGLGKLVAFYDDNNISIDGEVRGGAETPAWFLDDTPARFEAYNWHVIRDVDGHDAAAVKAAIEQARANTDQPTLICCKTVIGFGSPNKAGKEECHGAPLGEDEVELTRKELGWSHPPFEVPQDIYDGWSAKESGSSAEAAWQKRFEAYRAEFPAEAAEFERRMAGDLPADWEETAAAFIRQVNEKAETIASRKASQNTLNGFGPALPEFLGGSADLAGSNLTIWSGSKGISKNDAGGNYMYYGVREFGMSAIMNGIALHGGFIPYGATFLMFMEYARNAVRMASLMKLRTIFVYTHDSIGLGEDGPTHQPVEQVSTLRITPNMSTWRPGDAVESAVAWKAAIERTDGPTALIFSRQALAHQNRSDQQLADIARGGYVLVDPDGGSPEAIIIATGSEVGIAVEAANQLNGAGGKVRVVSMPSCDRFDAQDAAYRESVLPSAVTRRVAVEAGITGFWYKYVGLDGKVIGLDRFGESAPAGDLFKEFGFTADNVAATVQEII, encoded by the coding sequence ATGCCTTCGCGACGAGAACTAGCCAACGCCATCCGCGCCCTCAGTATGGATGCGGTCCAGAAAGCCAAATCCGGCCATCCCGGTGCTCCCATGGGCATGGCTGACATCGCCGAAGTCCTGTGGAACGACTACCTGAAGCACAACCCGGCCAACCCCTCGTGGGCCGACCGTGACCGCTTCGTCTTGTCCAACGGCCATGGCTCCATGCTGGTCTACTCGTTGCTCCATCTGACGGGCTATGCGCTCCCCATCGAAGAACTCAAGAACTTCCGCCAGCTCCACTCCAAGACCCCCGGCCACCCGGAATACGGTTACGCCCCCGGTGTCGAGACCACCACCGGCCCCCTCGGCCAGGGTATCTCCAACGCCATCGGCATGGCACTGGCCGAGAAGGTGCTGGCCGCCCAGTTCAACCGTCCCGGCCACGACATCGTGGACCACCGTACCTACGTGTTTCTGGGGGACGGCTGCATGATGGAAGGGATCTCCCACGAGGCCAGCTCCCTGGCCGGCACCCTGGGCCTCGGCAAGCTCGTCGCCTTCTACGACGACAACAACATCTCCATCGATGGCGAGGTGCGGGGCGGTGCCGAAACACCGGCCTGGTTCCTCGACGATACCCCGGCCCGCTTCGAGGCCTACAACTGGCACGTCATCCGCGATGTGGACGGTCACGATGCCGCCGCCGTGAAGGCGGCCATCGAACAGGCCCGCGCCAACACCGACCAGCCCACCCTCATCTGCTGCAAGACGGTCATCGGTTTCGGCTCCCCCAACAAGGCGGGCAAGGAGGAATGCCACGGCGCCCCCCTGGGGGAGGACGAGGTGGAACTCACGCGCAAGGAGCTGGGCTGGAGCCACCCGCCCTTCGAGGTGCCCCAGGATATCTATGACGGCTGGTCGGCGAAGGAGTCGGGCAGCAGCGCCGAGGCGGCCTGGCAGAAACGCTTCGAGGCCTATCGCGCCGAGTTCCCGGCCGAGGCCGCCGAGTTCGAGCGCCGCATGGCCGGCGACCTGCCCGCCGACTGGGAGGAGACCGCCGCCGCCTTCATCAGGCAGGTCAACGAGAAGGCCGAGACCATCGCCTCACGCAAGGCCTCCCAGAACACCTTGAACGGCTTCGGTCCTGCGCTGCCGGAGTTCCTGGGCGGCTCCGCCGACCTGGCGGGCTCCAACCTCACCATCTGGTCCGGCAGCAAGGGCATCTCCAAGAACGATGCCGGCGGCAACTACATGTATTACGGCGTGCGGGAATTCGGCATGTCCGCCATCATGAACGGCATCGCCCTCCACGGCGGCTTCATCCCCTACGGCGCCACCTTCCTGATGTTCATGGAGTACGCCCGCAACGCCGTGCGCATGGCCTCCCTCATGAAGCTGCGCACCATCTTCGTCTACACCCATGACTCCATCGGCCTCGGGGAAGACGGCCCCACTCACCAGCCGGTGGAGCAGGTCTCCACCCTGCGCATCACCCCCAACATGTCCACCTGGCGGCCCGGCGACGCGGTGGAATCGGCGGTGGCGTGGAAGGCGGCCATCGAGCGCACCGACGGCCCCACGGCCCTCATCTTCTCGCGTCAGGCCCTGGCTCACCAGAACCGGAGTGACCAGCAACTGGCGGACATCGCCCGCGGCGGCTACGTGCTGGTGGACCCCGACGGCGGCAGCCCGGAGGCCATCATCATCGCCACCGGCTCGGAGGTCGGCATCGCCGTGGAAGCGGCCAACCAGCTCAACGGCGCCGGCGGCAAGGTGCGGGTGGTGTCCATGCCGAGCTGTGACCGCTTCGACGCCCAGGACGCCGCCTATCGAGAGTCCGTGCTCCCGTCCGCCGTCACCCGCCGCGTGGCGGTGGAGGCCGGCATCACCGGCTTCTGGTACAAGTATGTGGGTCTGGACGGCAAGGTGATCGGCCTCGATCGCTTCGGCGAATCCGCCCCCGCCGGCGACCTCTTCAAGGAGTTCGGCTTCACCGCGGACAACGTGGCCGCAACGGTGCAAGAGATCATTTAA
- the metK gene encoding methionine adenosyltransferase, whose product MSKSYLFTSESVSEGHPDKVADQISDAILDALLEQDPNSRVAVETMIKTGAVIVGGEVTTEAWVDLDDLVRGVVCDIGYTSSDVGFDGSTCAVMSLVGKQSSDIAMGVDRSKPEEQGAGDQGLMFGYADNETDVLMPAPITFAHRLVQRQSEMRKSKVLPWLRPDAKSQVTFRYDNGKVAGIDAVVLSTQHDPDVDQKHLVEAVMETIIEPVLPKEWLHKDTKYHINPTGSFVIGGPVGDCGLTGRKIIVDTYGGAARHGGGAFSGKDPSKVDRSAAYAARYVAKNIVAGGLADRCEIQVSYAIGVAEPTSIAVETFGTGRIPDDRIVALVREHFDLRPYGILQMLDAIRPIYRKTAAYGHFGREEPEFTWEKTDKAEALRSAAKL is encoded by the coding sequence ATGTCCAAATCATATCTCTTTACTTCTGAATCCGTGTCCGAGGGACATCCCGACAAGGTGGCCGACCAGATTTCGGACGCCATCCTGGATGCCCTTCTGGAGCAGGATCCCAACAGCCGCGTGGCCGTGGAGACCATGATCAAGACCGGCGCCGTCATCGTCGGCGGCGAGGTCACCACCGAGGCATGGGTCGATCTGGATGACCTGGTGCGCGGGGTGGTGTGCGACATCGGCTACACCAGCTCCGACGTGGGTTTCGACGGCAGCACCTGCGCCGTCATGTCCCTGGTGGGCAAGCAGTCCTCCGACATCGCCATGGGCGTGGACCGCTCCAAGCCCGAGGAGCAGGGCGCCGGCGACCAGGGCCTCATGTTCGGTTACGCCGACAACGAGACCGACGTGCTCATGCCGGCCCCCATCACCTTCGCCCACCGCCTGGTGCAGCGCCAGTCCGAGATGCGCAAATCCAAGGTGCTGCCGTGGCTGCGCCCGGATGCCAAGAGCCAGGTGACCTTCCGTTACGACAACGGCAAGGTGGCGGGCATCGATGCGGTGGTTCTGTCCACCCAGCATGACCCGGACGTGGACCAGAAGCACCTGGTGGAGGCCGTGATGGAGACCATCATCGAGCCGGTGCTGCCCAAGGAGTGGCTGCACAAGGACACCAAGTACCACATCAACCCCACCGGCAGCTTCGTCATCGGTGGCCCCGTGGGCGACTGCGGACTCACCGGCCGCAAGATCATCGTCGACACCTATGGCGGCGCCGCCCGTCATGGCGGTGGCGCCTTCTCCGGCAAGGACCCCAGCAAGGTGGACCGGTCCGCGGCCTACGCGGCGCGTTATGTGGCCAAGAACATCGTCGCCGGCGGGCTGGCCGATCGTTGCGAGATCCAGGTGTCCTATGCCATCGGTGTCGCCGAGCCCACCTCCATCGCCGTGGAGACCTTCGGTACCGGCCGCATCCCGGATGATCGCATCGTCGCCCTGGTGCGCGAGCACTTCGACCTGCGTCCCTACGGCATCCTCCAGATGCTGGACGCCATCCGGCCCATCTACCGCAAGACCGCGGCCTATGGCCACTTCGGTCGCGAGGAGCCGGAATTCACCTGGGAAAAGACCGACAAGGCCGAGGCCCTGCGGTCAGCCGCGAAGCTGTAA